A part of Tardiphaga sp. vice304 genomic DNA contains:
- a CDS encoding acetamidase/formamidase family protein, with protein sequence MKQIQPSPDTIHWGYFDAALKPLATVEPGETFTLNSVSGGVAEAPRDGSPYHVRPELRAIQAAVKPELGPHILTGPVAIRGAMPGDALRVEIVDVQLADDWGFNIIKPGMGALPEDFPYERLIHLGIDRAAGTIATPWGMVLKATPFFGVMGVAPAPEVGRVSSVMPSSFGGNLDNKELGAGAVLYLPVAVEGGLFSAGDGHGAQGDGEVCLTAVETGLTGTFKIDLVKNANLDAPWAETPTHAITMAFDEDLDIAMQVALQRMIRLIVARTGITADDAYRLCSLAVDLRVTQVVNRSKGIHAMISRELLDRVG encoded by the coding sequence ATGAAACAGATTCAGCCTTCACCCGACACGATCCACTGGGGCTACTTCGACGCAGCCCTGAAGCCCCTCGCCACCGTCGAGCCCGGCGAAACCTTCACGCTTAACAGCGTCAGCGGCGGCGTCGCCGAAGCGCCACGCGACGGCAGCCCGTATCACGTGCGCCCCGAACTGCGCGCCATCCAGGCGGCCGTGAAGCCGGAGCTGGGACCGCATATCCTGACCGGCCCCGTCGCCATCCGTGGCGCAATGCCCGGCGACGCGCTGCGCGTCGAGATCGTCGATGTGCAACTGGCCGACGACTGGGGCTTCAACATCATCAAGCCCGGCATGGGCGCGCTGCCTGAGGACTTCCCCTACGAGCGGCTGATTCATCTCGGCATCGACCGCGCGGCCGGCACGATCGCCACGCCGTGGGGCATGGTGCTGAAGGCTACCCCGTTCTTCGGCGTGATGGGCGTGGCGCCCGCGCCAGAGGTCGGCCGCGTCAGCTCGGTGATGCCGAGTTCGTTCGGCGGCAATCTCGACAACAAGGAACTCGGCGCCGGCGCGGTGCTGTATCTGCCGGTCGCCGTCGAAGGCGGACTGTTCTCGGCCGGCGACGGCCACGGCGCGCAGGGCGACGGCGAGGTCTGCCTGACTGCCGTCGAGACCGGGCTGACCGGCACCTTCAAGATCGACCTGGTCAAGAATGCCAATCTCGACGCGCCATGGGCGGAAACGCCGACGCATGCGATCACCATGGCGTTCGACGAGGATCTGGACATCGCGATGCAGGTCGCCTTGCAGCGGATGATCCGGCTGATTGTTGCGCGCACCGGCATTACCGCGGACGACGCCTACCGACTTTGCAGCCTTGCTGTCGATTTGCGCGTGACGCAGGTCGTCAACCGCAGCAAGGGCATCCATGCGATGATTTCGCGGGAATTGCTCGATCGGGTTGGCTGA
- a CDS encoding fatty acid desaturase codes for MTMHAHDIPQGRTLTPAQLKELSMKSNLPGAVRSLSHFGAIALAGTLLWMVLNHYGVLFTIPLILIQGYLVAFLFMPVHEAAHKTVFRTRWLNSVLGHAASLTIMYPLEYYTLFHWDHHRFTQDPERDPELMFATVPTSDTQLAIAYSGIVYLFKRVRLMFRHALTGQVVVPWIPENRRALVLREARLYALVYVVLLAGSTALSSTVLLWVWLLPLVVGQWFLRPYLFAEHTGCDHTRSAFENTRTTYTGRLMKWFTWNMPFHVEHHAYPSVPFHALPKLNAIVDNRIEHRGRGYLAVTRETLAWFRRARQPAS; via the coding sequence ATGACCATGCATGCCCACGACATCCCGCAGGGACGCACCCTCACCCCGGCGCAACTCAAGGAACTGTCGATGAAGTCGAACCTGCCGGGCGCGGTGCGATCGCTGTCGCATTTCGGCGCGATCGCGCTCGCCGGCACGCTGCTGTGGATGGTGCTGAACCACTACGGCGTTCTGTTCACCATTCCGCTGATCCTGATCCAGGGCTACCTCGTCGCCTTTCTGTTCATGCCGGTCCATGAAGCCGCGCACAAGACCGTGTTCCGGACGCGCTGGCTGAACAGCGTGCTCGGTCACGCGGCGTCGCTGACCATCATGTATCCGCTGGAATACTACACGCTGTTTCACTGGGACCACCACCGCTTCACTCAGGATCCGGAACGCGATCCCGAGCTGATGTTCGCGACGGTGCCGACCTCCGACACCCAGCTGGCGATCGCCTATTCCGGCATCGTCTATCTGTTCAAGCGCGTCCGCCTGATGTTCCGCCACGCGCTCACAGGCCAGGTGGTGGTGCCGTGGATTCCCGAGAACAGGCGCGCGCTGGTGCTGCGCGAGGCGCGTCTCTATGCGCTGGTCTATGTGGTGCTGCTGGCCGGCTCGACCGCGCTGTCCTCGACGGTACTGCTGTGGGTCTGGCTGTTGCCGCTGGTGGTCGGCCAGTGGTTCCTGCGGCCTTATCTGTTCGCCGAACACACCGGCTGCGACCACACCAGAAGCGCCTTCGAGAACACGCGGACGACCTATACCGGGCGGCTGATGAAGTGGTTCACCTGGAACATGCCGTTCCATGTCGAGCACCATGCCTATCCCTCCGTCCCGTTCCATGCGCTGCCGAAGCTCAACGCGATCGTCGATAACCGCATCGAACATCGCGGCCGCGGCTATCTCGCGGTGACGCGCGAGACGCTGGCGTGGTTTCGCCGCGCCCGGCAGCCGGCGTCGTAA
- a CDS encoding class I SAM-dependent methyltransferase has protein sequence MLIDFDASIFERSLYDGDSNSVLDRDVQGESIGSRLHRFTFGENPVAAENCKKFVALADEQSARPRILVVGGAKIGSGADALYANPSLDVVGTDVFSSPNTVLVADAHKLPFVDGSFDGVWIQAVLEHVLEPAEVVSEIHRVLREDGLVYAETPFMQQVHERAYDFTRFTQSGHRWLFRNFSEISAGPVTGGGVSLLWSIRYLFRTLGVGDGASRIAALPFFWLRFLDGFSTGRAKADAASGLFFLGRRSNEALSPGSMPHYYNSQT, from the coding sequence GTGCTGATCGACTTCGACGCCAGCATCTTCGAACGAAGCCTGTACGACGGCGATAGCAACTCGGTACTGGACCGCGACGTGCAAGGCGAGTCGATAGGATCGCGATTGCACCGCTTCACATTCGGAGAAAACCCGGTCGCGGCGGAGAACTGCAAAAAATTCGTTGCGCTGGCCGACGAGCAATCCGCCCGGCCACGCATTCTGGTGGTCGGCGGCGCCAAGATCGGCTCGGGCGCCGATGCTCTCTACGCCAATCCGTCGCTCGACGTCGTCGGCACCGACGTATTTTCATCGCCCAATACCGTGCTGGTCGCCGATGCGCACAAGCTGCCCTTCGTCGATGGCTCATTCGACGGCGTCTGGATCCAGGCGGTGCTGGAACACGTGCTCGAGCCGGCCGAGGTCGTGTCGGAAATCCACCGCGTGCTGCGCGAGGACGGCCTGGTCTATGCCGAAACGCCGTTCATGCAGCAGGTTCACGAACGCGCCTACGATTTCACGAGGTTCACGCAGAGCGGCCATCGCTGGCTGTTCCGGAATTTCTCGGAGATCAGCGCGGGCCCGGTGACGGGCGGCGGCGTCTCGCTGCTGTGGTCGATCCGCTACCTGTTCCGCACGCTCGGCGTCGGCGACGGCGCATCGCGCATTGCCGCCCTGCCCTTTTTCTGGCTGCGGTTTCTCGACGGCTTCAGCACGGGCCGCGCCAAGGCGGACGCCGCCAGCGGCCTGTTCTTCCTCGGCCGGCGCTCCAACGAGGCTTTGTCGCCGGGCTCGATGCCGCACTACTACAACAGTCAGACCTAG
- a CDS encoding ABC transporter substrate-binding protein: MRRLLKSFALASCLILPLAAAASAAEPVTIRFTLDWKLQGLHDWYYWAKAKGYFAAENLDVTIDQGEGSAVTVTRIMSGAYDDGFGDINAIIQNAATKPADAPVMVYMINNKAPFALVVKADGPIKTLKDLEGARLGTPAGGAAVKLLPLLAKTNSVDYSKINITQVTPALQEQILLQGQVDASAVFSTTSYLNFVAMKLDPDKDFRWLYYSDLGLDLYSNGVMVSQKLAKEHPEAVNGLLRAINRALKKTVQNPDAATDVLAEVEPLIKKDLEKRRLLYVYKNLIDTPEVRELGLGDLSDKKLTSSISTIATSFELPNKPDVGKIFDRSFLPARADRVPPTIAP, encoded by the coding sequence ATGCGCCGACTTCTGAAGTCCTTCGCCCTGGCGAGTTGTCTGATCCTTCCGCTGGCCGCGGCTGCTTCGGCCGCCGAGCCGGTGACGATCAGATTTACCCTGGACTGGAAACTGCAGGGCCTGCACGACTGGTACTACTGGGCCAAGGCCAAGGGCTATTTCGCCGCGGAGAACCTCGACGTCACCATCGACCAGGGCGAAGGCTCGGCGGTCACCGTGACGCGCATCATGTCCGGCGCCTATGACGACGGCTTCGGCGACATCAACGCCATCATCCAGAACGCCGCGACCAAGCCCGCCGACGCGCCGGTGATGGTCTACATGATCAACAACAAGGCGCCGTTCGCGCTGGTGGTGAAGGCCGATGGCCCGATCAAGACGCTGAAGGACCTCGAAGGCGCCAGGCTTGGTACCCCGGCCGGAGGTGCGGCGGTCAAGCTGCTGCCGCTGCTCGCCAAGACCAACAGCGTCGATTACAGCAAGATCAACATCACCCAGGTGACGCCGGCGCTGCAGGAGCAGATCCTGCTACAGGGCCAGGTCGATGCCTCCGCGGTTTTCTCGACGACCAGCTATCTCAATTTCGTGGCGATGAAGCTCGACCCGGACAAGGATTTCCGCTGGCTGTATTATTCGGACCTCGGCCTCGATCTCTATTCCAACGGCGTGATGGTGTCGCAGAAGCTGGCGAAGGAACATCCCGAGGCGGTGAACGGCCTGTTGCGCGCGATCAACCGCGCGCTGAAGAAGACCGTGCAGAACCCCGACGCCGCGACCGACGTGCTGGCCGAGGTCGAGCCGCTGATCAAGAAGGACCTCGAGAAGCGCCGCCTGCTCTATGTCTACAAGAACCTGATCGACACGCCGGAGGTGCGTGAGCTCGGCCTCGGCGATCTCAGCGACAAGAAGCTGACCTCGTCGATCTCAACCATCGCGACCTCGTTCGAACTGCCGAACAAGCCCGACGTCGGCAAGATATTCGACCGCTCGTTCCTGCCGGCCAGGGCCGACCGCGTGCCTCCGACCATCGCGCCGTAA
- a CDS encoding acetate/propionate family kinase has translation MSDAILVLNAGSSTIKFGLFEIAPDGPRLLCKGLLDEHDATPQLTIKASDGEVLFDKQQPDRGDETGLLDDILRWVDGYLACDELIAIGHRVVHGGPHFVAPVLIDEDVLSALHALTPLAPLHQPRSLQPIKPLLALRPELPQIACFDTAFHHDLGPLVRRFAIPRKYDAMGIRRYGFHGLSYQFIAHRLAEISPKLAAKRTVVAHLGSGSSLCAMRDGRSIDTTMGLTALDGLVMGTRGGAIDPGVLLYLQRQQGMSAAELERMLYNESGLLGVSGLSADMRVLVASPEPHAIEAVDLFVERAAKEIAAMAVSLGGLECLVFTGGIGEHSREIRERICARLGWFGIEMDRAANDAGADVISVSNSKIEVRIIPTSEETTIARDCVALLASQQQAV, from the coding sequence ATGTCCGATGCCATCCTGGTCCTGAACGCCGGTTCGAGCACCATCAAGTTCGGGCTGTTCGAGATCGCACCGGACGGTCCGCGACTATTGTGCAAAGGCCTGCTCGACGAACACGACGCCACGCCGCAACTGACCATCAAGGCCAGCGACGGCGAGGTGCTGTTCGACAAGCAACAGCCCGACCGCGGAGACGAGACCGGGCTGCTCGACGACATCTTGCGCTGGGTCGACGGCTATCTGGCTTGCGACGAGTTGATCGCGATCGGCCATCGCGTCGTGCATGGCGGGCCGCACTTCGTTGCGCCGGTGCTGATCGATGAAGATGTGCTGTCGGCGCTACATGCCCTGACCCCGCTGGCGCCGCTGCACCAGCCGCGCAGCTTGCAACCGATCAAGCCGCTGCTGGCGCTGCGACCGGAGCTGCCGCAGATCGCCTGTTTCGACACCGCGTTTCACCACGACCTCGGCCCGCTGGTGCGCCGCTTCGCAATTCCCCGCAAATACGACGCGATGGGAATCCGCCGCTACGGCTTCCACGGCCTGTCCTATCAGTTCATCGCCCATCGCCTCGCCGAGATTTCGCCGAAGCTAGCGGCCAAGCGCACCGTGGTCGCGCATCTCGGCAGTGGCTCCAGCCTGTGCGCGATGCGGGATGGCCGCAGTATCGATACCACGATGGGCCTCACCGCACTCGACGGGCTGGTGATGGGCACGCGCGGCGGCGCGATCGATCCCGGCGTGCTTTTGTATCTGCAACGCCAGCAGGGCATGTCGGCGGCCGAATTGGAGCGGATGCTGTACAACGAGTCCGGCCTGCTCGGCGTGTCCGGCCTGTCCGCCGACATGCGCGTGCTGGTCGCGAGCCCCGAGCCGCATGCGATCGAGGCGGTCGATCTGTTCGTCGAGCGCGCCGCCAAGGAAATCGCGGCGATGGCCGTCAGCCTCGGCGGGCTAGAGTGTCTGGTATTCACCGGCGGCATCGGCGAGCACAGCCGGGAAATCCGCGAACGCATCTGCGCAAGGCTTGGCTGGTTCGGGATCGAAATGGATCGTGCAGCCAATGATGCCGGTGCTGACGTCATTTCCGTTTCGAATAGCAAGATCGAGGTGCGCATCATCCCGACCAGCGAAGAGACGACGATCGCGCGCGACTGCGTGGCGCTGTTGGCGAGCCAGCAGCAGGCCGTCTGA
- a CDS encoding TetR/AcrR family transcriptional regulator, producing MMPTVDGKPARRGRPRSAETEHVILESAYRIMASQGLAAASIDAIARDCGVSKMTIYKWWPSREALLIDAFLRQAASMLPLPETGDPLARMRKHAAAYVKALNGDFGKVQLAVIAECIAGTGSAKIFSERYLAIRRDVAIQIIKAGQRDDSIVASESAGDLYDRIYGTLFYQYVFGFRALTKGYAEQLVMTVLARK from the coding sequence ATGATGCCGACGGTGGATGGCAAGCCCGCGCGTCGCGGCCGGCCTCGCTCGGCCGAGACCGAACACGTCATCCTCGAGAGCGCCTATCGCATCATGGCGTCGCAGGGCCTGGCCGCAGCCAGCATCGACGCCATCGCCCGCGATTGCGGCGTCTCGAAAATGACGATCTACAAATGGTGGCCGTCGCGCGAGGCGCTGCTGATCGATGCCTTTTTGCGGCAGGCCGCGTCGATGCTGCCGTTGCCCGAGACCGGCGATCCCCTCGCGCGGATGCGGAAACATGCAGCTGCTTACGTCAAGGCGCTGAACGGCGACTTCGGCAAGGTTCAGCTCGCGGTGATCGCCGAATGCATCGCCGGCACCGGCTCGGCGAAGATCTTTTCGGAACGGTATCTGGCGATCCGTCGCGACGTTGCGATCCAGATCATCAAAGCCGGGCAGCGGGATGACAGCATTGTGGCATCCGAATCCGCGGGCGACCTCTACGACCGGATCTACGGCACGCTGTTCTATCAATACGTGTTCGGATTCCGGGCGCTGACGAAGGGCTACGCCGAGCAGCTGGTGATGACGGTGCTAGCAAGGAAATAG
- a CDS encoding TIGR00730 family Rossman fold protein — protein MPLRQINSIAVFCGSNFGGSEAYAEGARQLGTALARENITLVYGGTTKGLMGIVADTVLSHGGSVHGVITERLHARGHSHAGLTRSERVVSLRNRKERMTELADAFIAMPGGIGTMEEMMEVWTMNQLSEIDKPVGLLDIDGFFAPFLTFIDHMVETRFLPPAHRHSICVDPNAAPLLDRLRSFERTEVPKWL, from the coding sequence ATGCCCCTCCGCCAGATCAATTCCATCGCCGTGTTCTGCGGCTCCAACTTCGGCGGCTCCGAGGCTTACGCCGAGGGCGCGCGGCAGCTCGGCACCGCGCTGGCGCGGGAAAACATCACGCTGGTCTATGGCGGCACCACCAAGGGGCTGATGGGCATTGTCGCGGATACCGTGCTGAGCCATGGCGGCAGCGTGCATGGCGTGATCACCGAGCGGCTGCATGCGCGCGGTCATTCCCACGCCGGCCTGACGCGCAGCGAGAGGGTCGTATCCTTACGCAACCGCAAGGAGCGGATGACCGAGCTGGCCGACGCCTTCATCGCGATGCCGGGCGGCATCGGCACGATGGAGGAGATGATGGAGGTCTGGACGATGAACCAGCTCTCCGAGATCGACAAGCCGGTCGGCCTGCTCGATATCGACGGCTTCTTCGCGCCGTTCCTGACATTCATCGACCATATGGTCGAAACCAGATTCCTGCCGCCGGCGCACCGCCATTCGATCTGCGTGGATCCGAACGCTGCGCCCCTGCTCGACAGACTGCGGTCCTTCGAGCGCACCGAGGTGCCGAAATGGCTCTGA
- a CDS encoding DeoR/GlpR family DNA-binding transcription regulator — MSMRSKERHARLLEALNAGEIDVDDLARRFDVSASTVRRDLQHLSRNNAVLRTYGGAILTGPAAETTLEQRLAVQGKQKQAIACAAAELIRDGDTLILDAGSTVAAFGRLLLQRRLRVITNNLALLPFLAKAPSIDLVVLGGALRTTSMSTMGPLAHDALRRMTADRAIMSADGVVSGRGLCEADLEQVALKSLMMEQAKDVIVLADAGKLGRAEQSAWAPLPPRWTLVTDAGASDEQRQRLTDAGARVIVAGGR, encoded by the coding sequence ATGTCGATGCGCAGCAAGGAACGTCACGCCCGTCTGCTGGAAGCGCTGAACGCCGGCGAGATCGACGTCGACGATCTGGCGCGCCGCTTCGATGTTTCCGCCTCCACCGTGCGGCGCGACCTGCAGCATCTGTCCCGCAACAACGCCGTGCTCCGCACCTATGGCGGCGCCATTCTCACCGGGCCTGCGGCCGAGACCACGCTCGAGCAGCGCCTCGCCGTGCAGGGCAAGCAGAAGCAGGCTATCGCATGTGCCGCCGCGGAGTTGATCCGGGATGGCGACACGCTGATCCTCGATGCCGGCTCGACGGTGGCGGCGTTCGGCCGCCTGCTGCTGCAGCGCCGGCTGCGCGTCATCACCAATAATCTGGCGCTGCTGCCTTTTCTCGCCAAGGCGCCTTCGATCGACCTCGTGGTGTTGGGCGGCGCGCTGCGCACCACCAGCATGAGCACGATGGGGCCGCTGGCGCACGACGCGCTGCGCCGCATGACGGCGGACCGCGCCATCATGAGCGCCGACGGCGTGGTGTCAGGCCGCGGCCTGTGCGAGGCCGACCTCGAACAGGTCGCGCTGAAGTCGCTGATGATGGAGCAGGCCAAGGACGTCATCGTGCTGGCCGACGCGGGCAAGCTCGGCCGCGCCGAGCAATCCGCCTGGGCACCGCTGCCGCCGCGATGGACGCTGGTGACGGATGCCGGCGCTTCGGACGAGCAGCGCCAGCGCCTCACGGACGCCGGCGCGCGCGTGATCGTGGCGGGTGGACGATAG
- a CDS encoding universal stress protein — MALKSLVVFVDPTPEGEARARYAIKLAVQHDAHLIGVFISATAWSRNSADGFVRGPAAIREMVERHNVQETDAAAAALKSFETLAGREQLSHEFRLIKEADAKEVVQLHSLHTDLVVSGHPSPGDMPAMDSVDAMLMATGVPFLVVPDGWQSNEVATNILFAWNASREARRAITDSLPLLSHAKSVAVVVIDPQKNAAHGEQPGADVAHYLSRHGVNVRVEQRQSNGAPVAEVLRTFAVEDGSDLIVLGAYSHARTREFIFGGVTRSLLKKVTIPMLLAH, encoded by the coding sequence ATGGCACTGAAGTCCCTGGTTGTCTTCGTCGATCCCACGCCCGAGGGCGAGGCGCGGGCGCGCTATGCGATCAAGCTTGCCGTGCAGCACGACGCGCATCTGATCGGCGTGTTCATTTCCGCCACCGCCTGGAGCCGCAATTCGGCCGATGGCTTCGTCAGGGGGCCGGCCGCGATTCGGGAAATGGTCGAGCGGCACAATGTCCAGGAGACGGACGCTGCGGCTGCCGCACTGAAGAGTTTCGAAACGCTGGCCGGGCGCGAGCAACTGAGCCACGAATTCCGGCTGATCAAGGAAGCCGATGCCAAGGAAGTGGTGCAACTGCACTCGCTGCATACCGATCTGGTGGTCTCCGGCCATCCCTCGCCGGGCGACATGCCGGCGATGGATTCGGTCGATGCGATGCTGATGGCCACGGGGGTTCCGTTTCTGGTGGTTCCCGATGGCTGGCAGAGCAATGAGGTTGCCACTAACATCCTGTTCGCCTGGAACGCCAGCCGCGAGGCGAGGCGTGCGATCACCGATTCGCTGCCGCTGCTGAGCCATGCGAAGTCGGTCGCCGTCGTCGTGATCGATCCTCAAAAGAACGCCGCGCACGGCGAACAGCCTGGCGCCGATGTGGCGCATTACCTGAGCCGGCACGGGGTCAACGTTCGCGTCGAACAGCGGCAGTCCAACGGCGCACCGGTGGCCGAGGTGTTGCGCACGTTCGCTGTGGAGGATGGGTCGGACCTGATCGTGCTCGGTGCCTACAGCCATGCCCGGACCCGGGAATTCATTTTCGGCGGCGTCACCCGCTCGCTGCTGAAGAAGGTGACCATTCCGATGCTGCTGGCGCATTAG
- a CDS encoding alpha/beta fold hydrolase, translated as MTLPIDYETFDAGDVTLQSGQVFPSMRLAYKTYGRLNAAKDNVIVYPTSFSAQHFDTEWLVSPGGALDPERYFIVIPNLFGNGLSSSPSNLPQQPFPTVSYYDAVSVQHRLLTEQFGISTIALVYGWSMGGMQAYHWAAAYPEMVQRAAVVCGSAKCSPFNHVFLEGVKAALTADPAFVDGRFIAQPVAGMRAMGRVYAGWAMSHGFYRDELWRELGFASLEDFLARSWDGAFARRDANDLLAQIGIWQRGDISHHASFGGDLPKALAAITTRMLLMPGQTDCYFQVQDNAAELPQLVNARSAELKPIPSLYGHRAGNPALIPADRAFINTTIAAFLND; from the coding sequence ATGACCTTGCCAATCGACTACGAGACCTTCGACGCCGGCGACGTGACGCTGCAGTCCGGCCAGGTCTTTCCCAGCATGCGGCTGGCGTACAAGACCTATGGCCGCCTCAATGCCGCGAAAGACAATGTCATCGTCTATCCGACGTCGTTCAGCGCGCAGCATTTTGACACCGAGTGGCTGGTGTCGCCCGGCGGCGCGCTGGACCCCGAGCGCTATTTCATCGTGATCCCGAACCTGTTCGGCAACGGGCTGTCGTCGTCGCCGTCCAACTTGCCCCAGCAGCCGTTCCCGACCGTCAGCTATTACGACGCAGTGTCGGTGCAGCACCGGCTGTTGACCGAGCAGTTCGGCATCTCGACGATCGCGCTGGTCTATGGCTGGTCGATGGGCGGCATGCAGGCCTATCACTGGGCTGCCGCCTATCCCGAGATGGTGCAGCGCGCCGCCGTGGTCTGCGGCAGCGCGAAATGCTCGCCGTTCAACCACGTCTTCCTGGAAGGTGTGAAAGCGGCCCTGACGGCAGATCCCGCGTTCGTCGATGGCCGCTTCATCGCGCAGCCGGTCGCGGGCATGCGCGCGATGGGCCGGGTCTATGCCGGCTGGGCGATGTCGCACGGATTCTACCGCGACGAGTTGTGGCGCGAACTCGGCTTCGCCTCGCTGGAGGATTTTCTGGCGCGGTCATGGGACGGCGCCTTTGCGCGGCGCGATGCCAACGACCTGCTGGCGCAGATCGGGATCTGGCAGCGCGGCGACATCAGCCACCATGCCTCGTTCGGCGGCGATCTTCCCAAGGCACTGGCGGCGATCACCACGCGCATGCTGCTGATGCCGGGCCAGACCGACTGCTATTTCCAGGTTCAGGACAACGCGGCCGAGCTGCCGCAGCTCGTCAATGCCCGCTCAGCCGAGCTGAAGCCGATCCCGTCACTGTACGGCCACCGCGCCGGCAACCCGGCGCTGATCCCGGCCGACCGCGCCTTTATCAACACGACCATCGCAGCCTTTCTGAACGACTGA
- a CDS encoding amidohydrolase family protein translates to MDATRTIHCAHVIGPHGPLAGAQTIHIAAGKIASIDPSAQATVEKLLAMPALVNAHDHGRAIRTSSIGADAKPLESWIHYLALFPAVDPYLAACMSFANGALGGAGTIMNHYTRAQGFTDLPTEAAGVARAARDVGIRAGFAVSMKDRNPLVYGPSEPILAALPAAMRAEIEARFIRPPLAPQDYIRLVDDVAAASAGPGFDVQYGPNGVQWCSDALLRAVAEASGRNGRRIHMHLLETKYQRQWADANYPGGVVTMLDEIGLLSPRLTLAHCVWARPDELELLAERGVTISVNTSSNLHLHSGIAPAQKMRAAGCNVALGIDSKALDDDDDALRELRLSYLMYAGTGFEHASRHRALDGAVANGRFAVTNIRDSGALTAGAAADMLLLDWAALDDDALLTEPDPVDLLFSRGTARHIAELIVGGRNVVKNHCVTGIDLPAARREVLGQMRAGLSANRQLAPALDALNRAIAQHHLADPPCC, encoded by the coding sequence ATGGACGCGACCCGCACCATCCACTGCGCGCATGTCATCGGCCCCCACGGGCCGCTGGCCGGCGCGCAGACGATCCATATCGCGGCGGGCAAGATCGCGTCGATCGATCCCTCGGCTCAGGCAACGGTCGAGAAGCTGCTGGCGATGCCGGCGCTGGTCAATGCACATGACCACGGCCGCGCCATCCGCACCTCTTCGATCGGGGCCGATGCCAAGCCGCTGGAATCCTGGATCCACTATCTGGCGCTGTTCCCGGCTGTCGATCCCTATCTTGCGGCCTGCATGAGTTTCGCCAATGGCGCGCTGGGCGGCGCCGGCACCATCATGAACCATTACACGCGGGCGCAGGGCTTCACCGACCTGCCGACCGAGGCCGCGGGAGTGGCGCGCGCCGCGCGCGATGTCGGCATTCGCGCCGGCTTTGCGGTGTCGATGAAGGACCGCAACCCGCTGGTCTACGGCCCGTCGGAGCCGATCCTTGCCGCCCTGCCCGCAGCCATGCGAGCAGAGATCGAGGCGCGCTTCATCCGCCCGCCGCTGGCGCCGCAGGACTATATCAGACTGGTCGATGACGTCGCCGCGGCGTCCGCCGGTCCCGGCTTCGACGTGCAATATGGTCCGAACGGCGTGCAGTGGTGCAGCGACGCGCTGTTGCGCGCGGTCGCGGAAGCCTCCGGGCGCAACGGGCGGCGCATCCACATGCATCTCCTGGAAACCAAGTACCAGCGGCAATGGGCCGACGCCAACTATCCCGGCGGGGTCGTCACCATGCTCGACGAGATCGGCCTGCTGTCACCGCGGCTGACGCTGGCGCATTGTGTCTGGGCAAGGCCCGACGAACTCGAACTGCTGGCGGAGCGCGGCGTCACCATTTCGGTCAACACCAGCTCGAACCTGCATCTGCATTCCGGCATCGCGCCGGCGCAAAAGATGCGGGCGGCCGGCTGCAACGTGGCGCTGGGGATCGACAGCAAGGCGCTGGATGATGATGACGATGCCTTGCGTGAATTGCGGCTGTCTTACCTGATGTATGCCGGCACCGGCTTCGAACATGCCAGCCGGCACCGGGCGCTGGACGGCGCCGTCGCCAATGGCCGCTTTGCGGTGACCAATATCCGCGACAGCGGCGCCCTCACCGCCGGTGCTGCGGCCGACATGCTGCTGCTCGACTGGGCTGCGCTCGACGATGACGCGCTGCTGACCGAGCCCGATCCAGTCGATCTCTTGTTCTCGCGCGGCACGGCACGCCACATCGCGGAACTGATTGTCGGCGGCCGCAACGTGGTCAAAAACCATTGCGTCACCGGCATCGACCTTCCCGCGGCACGCCGCGAAGTGCTGGGGCAGATGCGCGCCGGCCTCTCCGCCAACAGGCAGCTGGCGCCGGCGCTCGACGCGCTGAACCGCGCCATCGCGCAGCACCACCTCGCCGATCCGCCCTGCTGCTGA